AGATTATCAAAAATCATATCCTGAAAAAAAAATATTTTCATATATTGAAACACCCTGGTTCATGGCCGGGCTTGTTCAACAATCGGATAAGATCGTGGTTCGTTCATCGGGTCAGAGGGAGTCCATCGACTCCCGTCTGCCCACCCCTTATACCAGTTATTTATTCGTTGGATTGTCAGCTCAAGGGGCATATGCGTACCTCGTGGTGTCAACTCCTTGACTTTCTCCAGGGCACGTTTCATTGATTGCGCTGATATGGCTATTGCCCCATTGATTACAGTCATGCCAAGGAATTTCACATCCTTAGATCGGCCTACTCTGCTTTTCTCCCGGTTGATCTTCAATTTGAGTTTGCCTTCGATAAATTCACTGATACTTTCCATTACCCGGTTAGCCGCTTTTGGGGACCGGACAAATATATTACGTCGAGTAGCCCGAGGGAACCGCCCCCTCAGGCTCTCACAGAATCGGACGTGAACGTCTCCGCTCATCCGGCTCCTATTGACCAGCCTATGCATAGAGCAATCGCCAATGGGCAAACAAATTTGGCTGTCTTCGTGCAATTCGTTCCAGCCATTGACTTGCCCTTCTTCGATGTCCTCTAAAACGTTTGTATTTCCTTGTTGCCCAAATCACCAATCGGCGATCAAGACACCTTAAGGCCGGGTATAACGCAGATTTATAAAACCTGCCATAATAGTTAATCCAGCCTTGAATGACAGGATTGAACATTTGGGCTAAATCCTCCAGGCTCTTGTCGCTGCGCCTGGGCCAATTCCACTTTCGTGAGGTTTGTCGAATTGCTTTTGCTGCTTTATTGCTTATGGCAGGAGAGAAATTAATGAAGAATTTTCCCCATCGGCTTTTTGATCTTCGAGCACGAAAAGTATAACCCAGAAAATCAAAGCTTGTCAGGGAATAATCCTTTTGCCGGTCTGTATCCTTGCAGTAGACGATTTTTGTCTTTTCCGGATGCAGTTCCAGCCCCACACTCTCCATTCGCTCGTTCAGCTTTCTCAGCAAATATTCTGCCTGGGCAAGGCTTTTACAATGGCAGACTGCATCATCCGCATAGCGTTCAAACGGTATGGTCGGATATTCCCTCTCCATCCAGTTGTCGAATGCATAATGCAAAAAGAGATTAGCCAGCAAGGGACTGATAACACCGCCTTGCGGGGTTCCCTTCTTTGGATAGAATAGTGTGCGATCTGTCATCATCACCGGGGCTTTCAGCCACCGTTCTATATACAGAATCACCCACTTGATATCCGTGTGATACCGAACTGCTCTCATCAAAAGATCATGATCAATATTATCGAAGGAACACACGACACACTACCCACCTCGACGGTTTTCCGCCTAAAGTAACGATAACAAAAAATCTTCATCCATTGGAGGGAAAAGCCCTTGATGTCCTCAGTTGGCTTCACAGAAATGGGATTTTACATTTGACCCTGGTTTTACCTGATGGGACGAGATCCTATATACCTGCTGATTGGACAAATCTGGGCGACATTTGCCCCCAAAAATTCAAATCAACAAGCAACCACGAGTCGACGGATCTTATTGCCTCAAGGTCAAATTTACTACAGCTACGGAAGATAGTAGATGCCCTCCTCCTGAAAATATATCCTCCAAAGCAGAAATCTGAAATCGCTTTAAAGGAGGGACATAACCATGCAAAAGCAATTGGAACTTTGGCCCGATCAGGAGGAGCAGAAAACTCAAGAAATCTGGAACAGCCTGAATCTTCAACAGAAGAAAAAAATCATAACCGCTCTATCACGTCTTGTCAGTAAGTGCGTCTACCTGAAAAAAACAAATCAAACCAAGGAGGTAGATCGTGAGGGATAATCAAAAAATTAAACCGGACCACCTGCAACGGACCGCATATATTTATATCAGACAGTCAACCGCCGCCCAAGTCGAATTTAATCGAGAATCCACTGAAAGGCAGTAC
Above is a window of uncultured Desulfobacter sp. DNA encoding:
- a CDS encoding reverse transcriptase domain-containing protein, with the protein product MCSFDNIDHDLLMRAVRYHTDIKWVILYIERWLKAPVMMTDRTLFYPKKGTPQGGVISPLLANLFLHYAFDNWMEREYPTIPFERYADDAVCHCKSLAQAEYLLRKLNERMESVGLELHPEKTKIVYCKDTDRQKDYSLTSFDFLGYTFRARRSKSRWGKFFINFSPAISNKAAKAIRQTSRKWNWPRRSDKSLEDLAQMFNPVIQGWINYYGRFYKSALYPALRCLDRRLVIWATRKYKRFRGHRRRASQWLERIARRQPNLFAHWRLLYA